One Euphorbia lathyris chromosome 1, ddEupLath1.1, whole genome shotgun sequence DNA segment encodes these proteins:
- the LOC136226475 gene encoding chloride conductance regulatory protein ICln encodes MVLGLRQFSQRIGEGAGEPVLDTFNGEELMHVEANVAIAIGNHSPDSPGTLYISTKKLVWLSDVDREKGYAVDFLSISLHAISRDPEAYPSPCIYAQIDTETDEPDSEDSDSESNEIVDLSHVTEMRVIPSDPSQLDTLFQIFCECAELNPEPVDEADEEEHNWIFSADQMVADDAADDEDSEWLISQNLANSIGHSNGGDHDVTRRVLELQIDDRRFEDPEEMEHERRPGHPQ; translated from the exons ATGGTACTAGGACTTAGACAATTCTCCCAAAGGATCGGAGAGGGAGCAGGAGAACCTGTTCTCGACACCTTCAATGGCGAGGAGTTGATGCACGTGGAGGCCAATGTTGCCATCGCCATTGGCAATCACTCCCCGGATTCACCTGGCACTCTCTACATATCCACTAA GAAGCTGGTCTGGTTGAGCGATGTCGATAGGGAAAAAGGTTATGCGGTTGATTTCTTATCTATCTCGCTGCACGCAATTTCCAGGGATCCTGAGGCCTATCCTTCTCCTTGCATTTACGCTCAG ATTGATACAGAAACTGATGAACCTGACTCAGAAGATTCAGATTCAGAAAGTAATGAAATTGTTGACTTATCGCACGTGACGGAGATGAGGGTTATCCCCTCAGACCCCAGCCAGT TGGATACTCTATTTCAGATTTTCTGTGAGTGTGCTGAGCTGAATCCTGAACCagtagatg AGGCTGATGAAGAAGAGCACAATTGGATTTTTAGTGCTGATCAGATGGTGGCTGATGATGCCGCAG ATGATGAAGATTCTGAATGGCTTATCTCTCAAAATCTAGCCAACTCAATTGGCCATTCAAATGGGGGGGATCATGATGTAACTCGTAGAGTGCTCGAG CTTCAAATTGATGATCGACGGTTTGAAGATCCCGAAGAGATGGAACATGAGAGGAGGCCCGGTCATCCCCAGTGA
- the LOC136217510 gene encoding uncharacterized protein, with translation MARRGGIGKGYMGITDKEGADPRRTSSRPVTASARRDREEQQRFMADARRAHAAQAERAKGRDEAAGIDMDGDASMHRPSADTIPIDRGVVTRGRDGRFSSTAASSSGSSKRSRSVEDDWVVKDPVPGVSI, from the exons ATGGCACGAAGAGGAGGCATCGGCAAAGGATACATGGGTATTACG gaTAAGGAGGGAGCTGACCCTAGACGCACGTCTTCACGTCCTGTTACTGCATCTGCTCGGCGGGACCGGGAGGAGCAGCAGCGGTTTATGGCGGACGCCCGGAGGGCACATGCTGCACAGGCGGAGCGTGCTAAGGGACGGGATGAGGCGGCTGGTATAGACATGGACGGGGATGCTTCTATGCATCGTCCTAGTGCTGATACTATCCCCATAGATCGTGGCGTTgtgacgaggggtcgagacggacgattttcttctaccgcagcatcttcttctg gtagcagcaagcgatcgaggagtgtagaggatgactggGTTGTGAAGGACCCCGTCCCCGGGGTGTCCATTTGA
- the LOC136217500 gene encoding protein FAR-RED ELONGATED HYPOCOTYL 3-like, translating into MAHPESVDMFRTYHWYIGIDSTYKTNKYKMPFVEIVGMTPCNNNFKIAYAIVKDETEGSYRWILQRLKILLGDDLNPTVVVSDRELGLLKPIQEVFPQAAHLLCTWHINKDVEDRVYRIIGDKGLASKFKNGKWRTILESLTIEEYETNLMMMKEKMSRFKGVISYVEETWLVHKEKFVVAWTKEFLHFGNTTTCRVESEHASLKQWLNTATGSLDTVWQKVHKQIESQATNIRYMLEQSRLRQSVTFTGRPLSQLVFKVSHYCLQLLNQELERMRGLSHEVYVRCGCVLRTSHKIPCACELKRACDLEQMISSESVHVFWRTLLINHGHTDENDGRNDLNEEQPAIF; encoded by the exons atggcacatccagagtcagttgatatgttcaggacttaccactggtacatcggcattgattcaacgtacaaaacaaacaagtacaaaatgccgtttgttgagattgttgggatgacgccatgcaataataacttcaagatagcgtatgctattgttaaagacgagaccgaagggagctatcgttggattttgcaaaggctgaagattttgcttggggatgatcttaacccgaccgttgttgttagtgacagggagcttgggttattaaagccgatacaagaagtttttccacaagcagcgcacttgctatgcacttggcatattaataaggatgtggaagatcgtgtgtatagaatcattggagataaaggccttgcctctaaattcaagaatggcaaatggagaacaatattagaatcattaaccattgaggagtacgagaccaatcttatgatgatgaaggaaaagatgagcaggttcaaaggagttatctcgtatgttgaggagacgtggttggtgcataaggagaagtttgttgttgcttggacaaaggagttcctacattttggtaacacaactacttgtcgagtggagagcgaacatgctagtctaaagcaatggctcaatacggcaactgggtcccttgacacggtatggcagaaggttcacaagcagattgaatcacaagcaaccaatataag gtacatgcttgaACAGTCGCGGCTTCGTCAATCAGTCACTTTCACCGGACGCCCATTAAGCCAACTTGTATTCAAAGTCTCTCATTATTGTCTGCAGTTGTTGAATCAAGAGTTAGAGCGTATGAGAgggttgagccatgaagtgtacgtgcgttgcggttgtgtattgagaacatcgcataagataccatgtgcatgtgaactgaaacgagcttgtgatctggaacaaatgatcagttctgagagtgttcacgtgttttggagaacacttttaatcaatcatggtcacactgatgaaaatgacgGGCGTAATGATCTGAACGAGGAACAGCCAGCGATATTTTAA
- the LOC136226485 gene encoding UDP-glucuronate 4-epimerase 3-like gives MDKPFYINRFRYHFSITKSIFWTCIFLGLIVLFFFHSTNSPHSSDPGRRRFLGGADWENRVVKSGQPRSRAGGMRVLVTGAAGFVGTHVSAALRRRGDGVVGLDNFNSYYDPSLKQARRSLLERADVFIVEGDINDSALLKQLFQLVQFTHVMHLAAQAGVRYAMKNPKSYIHSNIAGWVNLLEVCKSANPQPAVVWASSSSVYGLNTKVPFSEKHRTDQPSSLYAATKKAGEEIAHTYNHIYGLSITGLRFFTVYGPWGRPDMAYFFFTKAILKRKPISIFEGPNHFSVARDFTYIDDVVKGCLGALDTAKKSTGSGGIKKGNAQLRVFNLGNTSPVPVSKLVSILEKLLKVKAKKVVLPMPENGDVLFTHANISLAQRELGYKPNTDLQNGLKKFVRWYLDYYTPSGKKSEV, from the coding sequence ATGGATAAACCCTTTTACATCAATAGGTTTCGTTACCATTTTTCTATCACTAAGTCAATTTTCTGGACCTGCATTTTCCTAGGTCTTAtcgttctcttcttcttccactCCACTAATTCTCCTCACTCCTCCGATCCCGGCCGCCGACGGTTTCTAGGTGGTGCCGATTGGGAGAATCGGGTAGTCAAATCCGGTCAGCCCAGGTCTCGAGCAGGTGGTATGCGTGTTCTAGTTACCGGAGCTGCTGGATTTGTCGGCACACATGTCAGCGCCGCATTGCGCCGCCGTGGAGACGGCGTTGTAGGACTTGACAACTTCAATTCCTACTACGATCCATCTCTAAAACAAGCCCGCCGCTCTCTATTAGAACGCGCCGACGTTTTTATTGTGGAGGGGGATATTAATGATTCTGCTCTGTTGAAACAGCTTTTTCAATTGGTTCAATTCACTCATGTAATGCACCTCGCAGCACAGGCGGGAGTGCGGTATGCGATGAAAAACCCCAAATCGTATATTCATAGCAATATTGCTGGGTGGGTTAATTTACTCGAGGTCTGCAAATCAGCGAATCCACAACCTGCGGTTGTTTGGGCGTCTTCAAGTTCTGTCTATGGACTTAATACTAAAGTTCCTTTCTCGGAGAAACATCGAACAGATCAACCATCGAGTCTCTATGCTGCTACGAAGAAGGCAGGTGAAGAAATTGCTCACACTTATAATCATATCTATGGTTTATCAATTACTGGTTTGAGGTTTTTCACTGTTTATGGTCCTTGGGGAAGACCAGATATGGCTTATTTCTTTTTCACCAAAGCTATTTTAAAAAGGAAGCCGATTTCAATTTTTGAAGGGCCTAATCATTTTTCAGTTGCTAGAGATTTCACTTACATTGATGATGTTGTAAAGGGTTGTTTGGGTGCATTAGATACTGCAAAAAAGAGTACAGGAAGTGGTGGGATTAAGAAAGGAAATGCCCAATTGAGGGTTTTTAATTTGGGGAATACTTCGCCTGTGCCTGTTAGTAAGCTTGTGAGTATATTGGAGAAGCTATTGAAGGTTAAGGCTAAGAAAGTTGTGCTTCCAATGCCTGAAAATGGGGATGTTTTGTTTACTCATGCTAATATTAGCTTGGCTCAGAGAGAACTTGGATACAAACCCAACACAGATCTACAAAATGGATTGAAGAAGTTTGTGAGATGGTATCTTGATTACTATACGCCGTCAGGGAAGAAGAGTGAGGTGTAA